In Thermodesulfobacteriota bacterium, the genomic window ACTCCATCGCCCTGACCAAGCTCGACGGCACTGCCAAGGGCGGGGTCATCGTGGGCATCTGCGACGAGCTCAAGATCCCCGTGAAGTTCATCGGGATCGGCGAGAAGGTGGAGGACCTGCGCCCCTTCGACGCCCGGGCCTTCGTGGAGGCGCTGTTCCAGGAGCCCTCGCGGTAGGGAAGAGTCTCGTTTCGCGCAAAGACGCAAAGGCGCAAAGGAAGTCTTAGGGATCGCAGAAGCACGCGCAGTCGCTATCTTTGCGTGCTTTGCGCCTTTGCGAGAAAACACGGTCCTTCCTCCCCCCGGGCCGCGCCCTTCCTCTGAGCGGCGAAGCAGGCCTGGGCCTCCTCCTCCCACCGGGCGAACTCCTCGGGCGTCAGGGCAGGCTTTTCCGACAGGGAAGGGTCGAGGGTTTCCCCGGTGCGGCAGCGCTGGAGGGTGAAGCGAACGGGTCCGCGGTGGGGGGCGAGGGCGGTGCCGGCCTCGGCGGCGAGCCGCCGTACCTCCGGCAGGGAGAGGAGCACCGGGTGTACGGTGGTGCGCACCTCCACCCCGAGCTCCGAGGCGGCCAGCAGCGCCAGGCTCTTGCCCACCGCGGCGGGGTCTGCGCCCGGCCCGGCGTTGCGCCGGTAGGGGATGGCTTCCAGGGGGGCCTTGAGATCCAGCGCCACCGCCTCCAGGAGGTCCGCCGCGAGCAGGCCTGCGAGCCCCTCGGGGTGCGACCCGTTGGTGTCGAGCTTTATCGCCAGGCCCCGGCTGCGGAAGAGCGCGAGGAGCTCCGGGAGGCCCGGGTGCAAGGTGGGCTCCCCCCCCGTGACGCACACCCCGTCGACCCACCCCCCGAGCTCCTCCAGGCGCGCCAGCACCCCTTCCACCGGCACGGAGGCCAGGCCGTCCGGGACCAGCACGAGGTCGCGGTTGTGGCAGTACGGGCAGCGGAAGTTGCAGCCCGGCAGAAAGACCACCGCTGCCACCTTCCCCGGCCAGTCCACGAAGGAGACGTCGAGGAACCCCTTGAGGGTGGGGAGGCTCACCCGCCCTGCCTCACCGCCGGTCGCGCCCCCTGCCGCGGCGGTCCGGGTCGGGCCACGGATCGTCCCTGCGGTCGTCCCTGCGGTCGTCCCTGCGGTCGTCCCGGCGGTCGTCCCGCCGGAAGTCCCTCCGGTCGTCTCTGCCGCCCCGGCGATCGTCCCAGGCCGGCCGGTCGTCCCAGCCCCGCCCCCTGCCCCGGTCCTTCCACCGGTAGTAGTCGTGCACCCGGTGCCCCACGTTCACCCGTTCGCGCACAACGATGGGATGCCGGTGGCGGAAGTCGCGCCCGTCGCGGTACACCCGGCCCCAATGGTGGGAGCCGCTGCGGTACACGTACGAGAAGCTCAGGAAGATGCGGGACGGGCCGTAGAACCCCGCCGGGTACTCGTAGTAGTGCACCGGGGGCGGGGGCGGGTACACGTACACCTCGCGCACCGGTGCCGGCGCCGCCACGGCGGGCTGGGCCGGTATGGGTCCGGGGGTGCCGGGTGGGTCGTCCGACACGATCTCCCAGCTCCCGTCCGGCTGGCGGCAGGCGGTGCCGTAGCCCTGCTCTTCGCGCCCGCCGATGAGGATGGTGGTGATGAACTCCCGGCAGGGCCCCCCCTGGGAACTCTCGATGGTCCGCACGGGAACCACCGCCCCGGAGCGGCCCGTATCGGGGTTGACCCACTCGGCCGCCTTCTGGGTGGGCTGGAACTCCAGCGCGTACTGCAAGGCATCGCTCATGGCCTGCTGTTCCGCCTCTTCCAGGGGCGAGGCCTCCTGGGCCGGGGCGGAAAGGGCGGCCATCATCAACACCAAGAGGGCGCTCACCAGGCGCGTCGTCGTCTTCATGGCGTGTCTCCTCATCTGCGGGCGACGGAGTACGCCT contains:
- a CDS encoding anaerobic ribonucleoside-triphosphate reductase activating protein → MSLPTLKGFLDVSFVDWPGKVAAVVFLPGCNFRCPYCHNRDLVLVPDGLASVPVEGVLARLEELGGWVDGVCVTGGEPTLHPGLPELLALFRSRGLAIKLDTNGSHPEGLAGLLAADLLEAVALDLKAPLEAIPYRRNAGPGADPAAVGKSLALLAASELGVEVRTTVHPVLLSLPEVRRLAAEAGTALAPHRGPVRFTLQRCRTGETLDPSLSEKPALTPEEFARWEEEAQACFAAQRKGAARGEEGPCFLAKAQSTQR
- a CDS encoding RT0821/Lpp0805 family surface protein; this translates as MKTTTRLVSALLVLMMAALSAPAQEASPLEEAEQQAMSDALQYALEFQPTQKAAEWVNPDTGRSGAVVPVRTIESSQGGPCREFITTILIGGREEQGYGTACRQPDGSWEIVSDDPPGTPGPIPAQPAVAAPAPVREVYVYPPPPPVHYYEYPAGFYGPSRIFLSFSYVYRSGSHHWGRVYRDGRDFRHRHPIVVRERVNVGHRVHDYYRWKDRGRGRGWDDRPAWDDRRGGRDDRRDFRRDDRRDDRRDDRRDDRRDDPWPDPDRRGRGRDRR